A stretch of Lysinibacillus agricola DNA encodes these proteins:
- a CDS encoding alpha/beta hydrolase: MNFSKPQPLTIEGGKKAVLLLHGFTGSTKDVKKLGEFLSKRGYTVHAPIYSGHGVEPEALLETRPEDWWNDVVEGYNFLKSKGYQEIAVVGISLGGVFSLKVAETFPVKACVAMCAPITRDNSKGLFTRLYHYARLYKHFENKSKDQIISELHELRITPKDSLDGVTRLTTETRDELSTIKAPTLVLQGSLDDELYQESAPFILNTVETDDKEIIWYENSGHIITLDKEREKVYEDVYKFLDHVEWSVAN; the protein is encoded by the coding sequence ATGAATTTTTCAAAGCCACAACCTCTAACAATTGAGGGAGGCAAAAAAGCCGTACTATTACTGCATGGATTCACAGGTAGCACAAAAGATGTGAAAAAGCTAGGTGAATTTTTATCAAAACGTGGTTATACAGTTCATGCACCGATTTATAGTGGGCATGGCGTAGAGCCAGAAGCGTTACTTGAAACAAGACCAGAAGACTGGTGGAACGATGTTGTGGAAGGTTATAACTTCCTAAAAAGTAAAGGCTATCAAGAAATCGCGGTAGTAGGAATTTCACTTGGCGGCGTATTTTCGTTAAAAGTAGCAGAGACGTTTCCAGTGAAAGCATGTGTTGCCATGTGTGCTCCAATCACACGTGATAACTCAAAAGGCTTATTTACACGTTTATATCATTACGCTCGTTTATATAAACATTTTGAAAATAAATCAAAAGATCAAATTATTTCAGAATTACATGAATTACGTATTACACCTAAGGATTCATTGGATGGTGTGACACGTTTAACTACAGAAACACGCGATGAATTATCTACAATCAAAGCACCTACATTAGTATTACAAGGTTCATTAGATGATGAACTTTATCAAGAAAGTGCACCATTCATTTTAAATACTGTGGAAACTGATGATAAAGAAATTATTTGGTATGAAAATTCTGGTCATATTATTACGTTAGACAAAGAGCGTGAAAAAGTGTATGAGGATGTATACAAATTTTTAGATCATGTAGAGTGGTCTGTAGCAAACTAA
- the brnQ gene encoding branched-chain amino acid transport system II carrier protein — protein sequence MQQKIPFSTYAVIGTMLFGLYFGAGNLIFPIQLGQLAGTNFWFGLIGFLVTAIGLPFLGILANGLSGSNGLRDLASRVHPLFGIIFSLALYLTIGPFFAIPRTATVPFVVGFEPYIQAEHTTLLLALFSFVFFAIVYYFSLNPAKIMDYIGKYLTPAFLVVLFILIIISILKPMGHFQQPMGDYIDSAFMTGFKEGYNTMDALASLAFGIVVINAIKSAGISDKKEIAKATWKSGIFAMALMMLIYGLITYMGASSIEAVGTFDNGGLIFAAVADHYFGSFGAILLAVIIVLACLKTSIGLITSCSEFFHEVFRKISYKWFVLLLCVVSFTIANFGLTNIIKFAIPVLMFLYPLAIVLIVLALSSSLFKNKQTVYAIAMIFTIFISLIDGYKALVVSIPTAKLSIFDAIEKAYSNILPFYDMGLGWILPALIGALIGYLIPAKRM from the coding sequence ATGCAACAGAAAATACCTTTTTCAACATATGCAGTCATCGGCACGATGCTTTTCGGACTGTATTTTGGAGCAGGGAATCTTATTTTTCCAATTCAGCTTGGACAATTAGCAGGGACCAACTTTTGGTTTGGACTAATTGGATTTTTAGTAACAGCTATCGGTTTACCGTTTCTGGGTATTTTAGCCAATGGTTTATCAGGTAGTAACGGTTTGCGTGACTTAGCGAGCCGTGTTCATCCATTATTCGGCATCATCTTTTCATTAGCACTCTATTTAACGATCGGTCCTTTTTTTGCGATTCCACGTACAGCGACAGTTCCGTTTGTTGTTGGCTTTGAACCATATATTCAGGCTGAGCATACAACACTTCTACTTGCTTTATTTAGCTTCGTATTTTTCGCCATCGTTTATTATTTTTCATTAAATCCAGCGAAAATTATGGATTATATCGGTAAATATTTAACACCAGCCTTTTTGGTTGTGTTATTTATTTTAATTATTATTAGTATTTTAAAGCCGATGGGGCATTTCCAACAGCCAATGGGAGACTATATTGATTCAGCATTTATGACAGGTTTTAAAGAAGGCTATAACACAATGGATGCACTAGCGTCATTAGCTTTTGGGATTGTCGTTATAAATGCAATTAAAAGCGCAGGAATTTCAGATAAAAAGGAAATTGCTAAGGCAACATGGAAATCTGGTATTTTTGCCATGGCATTAATGATGCTAATATACGGTTTAATAACGTATATGGGGGCATCGAGTATTGAGGCTGTTGGTACATTTGATAACGGTGGTTTAATATTTGCTGCAGTGGCAGATCACTATTTCGGATCATTTGGGGCTATTTTATTGGCAGTTATTATTGTCCTGGCTTGTTTAAAGACAAGTATTGGCTTAATCACATCTTGTAGTGAGTTTTTCCACGAAGTGTTCCGAAAAATAAGCTATAAGTGGTTTGTTTTGTTATTGTGTGTTGTGTCGTTTACGATTGCTAACTTCGGATTAACGAATATTATTAAGTTTGCCATTCCAGTGCTGATGTTCTTATATCCGCTAGCAATTGTCTTAATTGTCCTTGCATTAAGCTCATCACTATTTAAAAATAAGCAAACGGTATACGCGATTGCTATGATTTTTACAATTTTTATTAGTTTGATTGATGGCTATAAAGCATTAGTAGTTAGCATTCCTACGGCGAAATTAAGTATTTTTGATGCAATTGAGAAAGCTTATTCGAACATTTTACCTTTTTACGACATGGGCTTAGGATGGATATTACCAGCGCTAATAGGGGCTTTGATTGGATATTTAATTCCAGCAAAAAGAATGTAA
- a CDS encoding DUF6612 family protein has product MKKKLLQSFMLVLVLFLIACSKEESEDTLEEVSEGISKATVINNVFEQTITSYKTKIEATVGSKTVDSKNEQLEQTYTMDMVVQKEPFLIYYNYVDPEDVTKAYIDIDSEYYNLNKSERWYKISELDRAEKQEMLREGYLLENIKRLMEFEDIFELQYRENEYILIAKVTDSSDKKSLAYVTDYVENNMKRELDSKRLKTTINEVKYTLILDKDFLLKSTNIIADINLYQGTEKSNIILNSDMVYSDVNNVHYFSMPEGISRNSINMDEL; this is encoded by the coding sequence ATGAAGAAAAAATTATTACAATCTTTCATGTTAGTCCTAGTGCTTTTTTTGATAGCCTGCAGCAAAGAAGAATCCGAGGATACGCTTGAGGAAGTTTCGGAAGGTATTTCAAAAGCGACAGTAATTAACAATGTATTTGAACAAACCATTACAAGCTATAAGACGAAGATAGAAGCAACTGTCGGTTCTAAAACTGTCGATTCTAAAAATGAACAATTAGAACAAACTTACACAATGGATATGGTAGTTCAGAAGGAGCCTTTTCTTATTTATTATAATTACGTTGATCCTGAAGATGTGACTAAGGCTTATATTGATATTGATAGCGAATATTACAATCTTAATAAAAGTGAACGCTGGTACAAGATATCTGAATTAGATAGGGCTGAAAAGCAGGAAATGTTAAGAGAAGGTTATTTATTAGAAAATATCAAGAGATTGATGGAATTTGAAGACATATTTGAACTTCAGTACCGAGAAAATGAGTACATATTGATTGCCAAAGTTACTGATTCATCAGATAAAAAGAGTCTAGCATATGTAACAGATTATGTTGAAAATAATATGAAAAGGGAATTGGATTCAAAGCGCTTAAAGACAACGATTAATGAAGTCAAATATACACTAATATTAGATAAAGACTTTTTACTGAAATCAACTAATATTATTGCGGATATAAATTTATATCAAGGAACTGAAAAGTCAAATATAATTTTAAATTCTGATATGGTTTATTCGGATGTAAACAATGTACATTATTTTTCTATGCCTGAAGGAATTAGTAGGAATTCCATTAATATGGATGAACTTTAA
- a CDS encoding YhgE/Pip domain-containing protein — MKGLQALFKIRETYVGIVITIAFQVIFFSVWMTAYDGVNDRTENLKIGLISEDTEMGQQVVNEIKETLPFTIENYTSLANAEQELNQRNINMVIHIPNDFTSQLQAGKEAEIIYSINQANASITKNMMEGVAKQVTEEINHHTYPLQQSKTMDVFSQKFSQLPMEQNTAQQINETVATTIMSVKDRAIDSTIIKTNNVEEFAANFVPLMVIISSFVGAMVMIMQHQQAAQLVQDTISKWQLFLARQLINIGVAFTLPLLTIGLMHLFNISSEESFLTIYLFQALMFWAFLCLVQSFVIIFGNLGMVFNICALSLQLVTSGVLVPQVMLSDFYNKLSSLLPATYGADGYYTIIFGGSSDNLMSNSSSLGIIIAVTLAISTAVVALKRSNVKSKSEQITPATVQ, encoded by the coding sequence ATGAAAGGTTTACAAGCTTTATTTAAAATTCGAGAAACTTATGTTGGTATTGTCATTACAATTGCATTTCAAGTAATTTTCTTTTCCGTCTGGATGACTGCCTATGATGGTGTAAATGATAGAACAGAAAATTTAAAAATTGGATTAATTAGTGAAGATACAGAGATGGGGCAACAAGTAGTAAATGAAATAAAAGAAACACTACCTTTTACAATAGAAAATTACACCTCACTAGCCAATGCTGAACAGGAATTAAATCAACGTAATATCAATATGGTTATTCATATTCCAAACGACTTTACGAGTCAATTACAAGCTGGTAAAGAGGCTGAAATTATTTACTCTATTAATCAAGCAAATGCAAGCATCACAAAAAACATGATGGAAGGAGTAGCCAAACAAGTAACAGAGGAAATTAACCACCATACGTATCCTTTACAACAGAGCAAGACCATGGACGTATTTTCTCAAAAGTTCTCACAACTGCCAATGGAACAAAATACAGCACAACAAATTAACGAAACCGTTGCTACAACAATTATGAGCGTAAAGGATCGTGCAATAGATTCTACTATTATTAAAACAAATAATGTTGAAGAGTTCGCTGCGAATTTTGTCCCATTAATGGTTATTATTTCGTCGTTCGTTGGTGCAATGGTAATGATTATGCAGCATCAGCAGGCTGCACAACTTGTGCAAGATACCATTTCAAAATGGCAATTGTTCCTAGCAAGACAGCTTATTAATATTGGTGTAGCCTTTACCCTTCCGTTATTAACAATCGGTTTAATGCATCTTTTTAATATTTCAAGTGAAGAAAGCTTTTTAACAATCTATCTTTTTCAAGCATTAATGTTCTGGGCTTTCCTCTGCTTGGTTCAATCCTTTGTCATAATTTTTGGTAATTTGGGTATGGTTTTTAATATTTGTGCCCTTTCGTTACAACTTGTTACATCAGGTGTTCTTGTTCCACAAGTGATGCTATCCGATTTTTACAATAAACTATCTTCTCTTCTGCCAGCCACTTATGGAGCAGATGGCTATTACACAATTATTTTTGGAGGAAGCTCTGACAATCTAATGAGTAATAGTAGCTCGTTAGGAATTATCATTGCTGTAACTTTGGCCATTTCTACTGCAGTCGTTGCTTTAAAAAGATCAAACGTAAAAAGCAAAAGTGAGCAAATTACACCTGCTACCGTTCAATAA
- a CDS encoding LysE family translocator: protein MAFSTLLAFLGAAIILTLMPGPDNLFVLAQSITQDKKAGIATSLGLCTGLLVHIGAAVLGISAIIYQSTVIFSIVKFAGAAYLLYLAWQSFRAKGDPFTLEQQNVQAYVTLYRKGILMNILNPKVSLFFLALLPQFVTPSNGHVGLQMLILGIVFLVQALILFSIFSIFAGKVRKVIIGKPAIAERLNMIQGVLFTFIGIQIALSKQ, encoded by the coding sequence TTGGCATTTTCAACGTTATTGGCGTTTTTAGGAGCAGCGATTATTTTAACACTAATGCCAGGACCAGATAATTTATTTGTTCTTGCACAAAGCATTACACAGGATAAAAAGGCTGGCATAGCAACATCACTTGGTCTATGTACAGGCTTACTTGTTCATATAGGAGCCGCTGTTCTTGGTATTTCGGCTATTATTTATCAATCCACAGTTATTTTTTCTATTGTTAAATTTGCGGGAGCGGCGTATTTATTGTATTTAGCGTGGCAATCATTTCGAGCGAAAGGTGATCCATTCACATTAGAGCAGCAAAATGTACAAGCCTATGTGACGTTATATAGAAAAGGGATTTTAATGAATATTTTAAATCCAAAGGTTTCTCTATTTTTCTTAGCACTATTGCCACAGTTTGTAACTCCATCTAATGGTCATGTAGGTTTACAGATGTTAATATTGGGTATTGTATTTTTAGTACAAGCGCTTATACTATTTTCAATATTTAGTATTTTTGCCGGTAAAGTAAGAAAAGTGATTATTGGGAAGCCCGCAATTGCTGAACGATTAAATATGATTCAAGGCGTCCTTTTCACTTTTATTGGTATACAAATAGCGCTTAGTAAACAGTAA
- a CDS encoding LysR family transcriptional regulator, producing MEWQQLEYFVTVAKLEHMTRAAEALAISQPALSRSISKLEEELGVPLFDRQGRSIMLNRYGELFLYRVQRMRKEYEKAVLELQELNNPELGDVSLGFLHTLGTSIVPDLIRSFRQKHPHIRFHFTQNYSHSQLKQLLAGELDICLLAAIDTEPPVCWKELWRDELYIMVPIDHPFATRKSIKMKELEHENFVLMKKGYALRRTADKLLNAAGIKPKITFEGDEVSTVAGFVGAGLGVSLLPVDEDLNPNKLAKIRVEDMVCERIIGMAWIENRYLPPSARQFQQFVFDFYEKK from the coding sequence ATGGAGTGGCAACAATTAGAATACTTTGTAACAGTAGCAAAGCTTGAGCATATGACACGTGCTGCTGAAGCATTAGCGATTTCTCAGCCAGCATTAAGTCGTTCGATTTCTAAGCTAGAAGAGGAATTAGGAGTACCCTTGTTCGACCGACAAGGACGTTCGATTATGCTCAACCGATATGGCGAGCTCTTTTTGTACCGTGTCCAACGCATGCGCAAGGAATATGAAAAAGCAGTTTTAGAATTACAGGAGCTTAATAACCCAGAGCTAGGTGATGTATCACTCGGCTTTTTACATACTCTTGGGACTAGCATCGTACCTGATTTAATCCGCTCTTTTCGTCAGAAGCATCCGCATATACGCTTTCACTTTACACAAAATTACTCACATTCCCAACTGAAGCAATTACTCGCAGGAGAGTTAGACATTTGCTTGCTTGCAGCGATTGACACAGAACCGCCTGTTTGCTGGAAGGAGCTGTGGCGTGACGAACTTTATATTATGGTGCCAATCGACCATCCCTTCGCCACTCGGAAAAGCATCAAAATGAAGGAACTTGAACATGAAAATTTTGTTCTGATGAAAAAAGGTTACGCATTGCGCCGTACCGCTGATAAATTATTAAATGCTGCAGGTATCAAGCCGAAGATTACCTTTGAAGGTGATGAGGTATCAACAGTTGCTGGTTTTGTAGGTGCTGGGCTTGGCGTATCATTGCTGCCTGTTGACGAAGACTTGAATCCAAATAAATTAGCTAAAATTCGTGTGGAGGATATGGTTTGTGAACGTATAATAGGTATGGCTTGGATTGAAAATCGATATCTTCCACCATCAGCGCGACAATTTCAGCAATTTGTATTCGATTTTTACGAAAAAAAGTAA
- a CDS encoding TetR/AcrR family transcriptional regulator, protein MSVNDLRVVKTKQALHNALLTLLSEKPLENITIAEICRVAKVNRGTFYLHYEQKEGLFEEYFQEIMEDLYNSYEEPYRAVTTLDKNQIDPNTIRIFHHIERFKIFYRIVFSKNVPLTYYYMLFDGIHSLMKRDLTAHKTHNEISIDYYSAYQANAIIGLIIQWYRQDFTDSVSTLNKQLAAILRIGENK, encoded by the coding sequence TTGAGCGTTAACGATTTAAGAGTTGTCAAAACGAAGCAAGCATTACATAATGCTTTACTGACTTTATTAAGTGAGAAGCCTTTAGAAAACATTACAATCGCAGAAATTTGCCGGGTGGCAAAGGTGAACAGAGGTACCTTCTACTTGCATTATGAGCAAAAGGAGGGGTTATTTGAGGAATATTTTCAGGAGATTATGGAGGATTTGTATAATTCCTATGAGGAACCGTACCGTGCAGTAACAACATTGGATAAGAATCAAATAGATCCAAATACGATTCGTATTTTTCATCATATTGAGCGCTTTAAAATATTCTATCGCATTGTTTTTTCAAAAAATGTGCCTCTGACCTACTATTACATGCTATTTGATGGAATTCATTCGCTCATGAAAAGAGACCTAACAGCTCATAAAACTCACAACGAGATATCCATTGATTATTATAGTGCTTATCAAGCAAACGCAATCATCGGTTTGATCATTCAGTGGTATCGTCAAGATTTTACAGATAGCGTTAGCACCTTGAATAAGCAACTTGCAGCTATTTTGCGAATTGGCGAAAATAAATGA
- a CDS encoding SDR family oxidoreductase translates to MRLEGKVAIVTGAASGMGKAIAEGYAKEGAKVVVSDLNLEGAQTVVEGIEAAGGSAIAVQTNVASTEDLQRLFDETKNAYGKLDILVNNAGIMDGMEPVGEVSDDRWDKVFAVNTTSVMRSMRMATEIFLAQGHGVFVNNISAGGLYGARAGAAYTASKHAVVGLTKNTAFMYADKNIRCNGIAPGAVITNIASSMTNVSQTGAARQALGLSINPRAGQPEEIAQLAIFLGSDEASFVNGQVIAVDGGWTAY, encoded by the coding sequence ATGAGATTAGAAGGTAAAGTAGCAATCGTAACAGGTGCAGCGTCAGGTATGGGGAAAGCAATCGCAGAAGGTTATGCAAAAGAAGGTGCAAAGGTTGTAGTTTCTGACTTGAATTTAGAGGGTGCACAAACTGTTGTTGAAGGTATAGAAGCAGCTGGTGGCTCTGCGATCGCCGTTCAAACAAATGTCGCTTCAACAGAAGACTTACAACGCTTATTTGATGAAACTAAAAATGCTTATGGCAAATTAGATATTTTAGTTAATAATGCTGGTATTATGGATGGTATGGAGCCAGTTGGTGAAGTTTCTGATGATCGTTGGGACAAAGTATTCGCGGTAAATACAACTTCTGTTATGCGTTCAATGCGTATGGCAACAGAGATTTTCCTTGCTCAAGGACATGGTGTCTTTGTTAACAATATTTCTGCTGGCGGTCTATATGGCGCTCGTGCTGGGGCTGCCTACACTGCTTCTAAACATGCTGTTGTTGGTCTAACAAAAAACACAGCATTTATGTATGCAGATAAAAATATTCGCTGTAATGGCATTGCTCCAGGTGCTGTTATAACAAACATTGCCTCTTCCATGACAAATGTGAGTCAAACCGGAGCAGCTCGCCAAGCACTAGGTTTATCCATTAACCCACGTGCTGGACAACCAGAGGAAATCGCTCAGCTTGCTATTTTCCTTGGGTCAGATGAAGCGAGCTTTGTAAATGGACAAGTAATTGCTGTTGATGGTGGTTGGACAGCTTACTAA
- a CDS encoding DUF1835 domain-containing protein — MAILHITFSLSTQGSIKHAIRQNHLQRDESVLCVNDIFSIGPLNSLEERKNWLEAYIFNDNEERELYEDIHEEWKKKMAGLPCDVDVWVWYSQSSHEEIGLRFIMSELINKCSMVYGIDATEGLKRVQPNMMIRHTGELASDMLMKLRSEAKRFSIDDCQRLAKEWEVLKQKPSTLRVWQNGIVHVAEDALDPIIIECAKRAHAELKEEWLIPMRVIGETIGAIDDYLSEEFVGRRLIALAKQGLFEIDGDTTEMYSYQVKYVGK; from the coding sequence ATGGCAATTTTACATATTACTTTTAGCTTATCTACACAAGGTTCTATAAAACATGCGATACGACAAAACCATTTACAGCGAGATGAGTCGGTGCTTTGTGTCAATGATATTTTCTCGATTGGCCCACTTAACAGCTTAGAAGAACGAAAAAACTGGTTAGAAGCCTATATATTTAATGACAATGAAGAACGTGAATTGTACGAGGATATTCATGAAGAATGGAAGAAAAAAATGGCAGGTTTACCGTGTGATGTTGATGTCTGGGTATGGTATAGCCAAAGTTCTCATGAAGAGATAGGGCTACGTTTTATCATGAGCGAGTTGATCAATAAATGTAGTATGGTATATGGGATTGATGCTACAGAAGGCTTGAAACGTGTACAGCCAAACATGATGATTCGTCATACTGGTGAGCTTGCGTCAGATATGCTAATGAAGCTCCGTTCCGAGGCAAAGCGCTTTTCTATTGATGATTGTCAGCGACTTGCAAAGGAATGGGAAGTGCTGAAACAAAAACCCAGTACACTGCGAGTTTGGCAAAATGGAATTGTACATGTAGCGGAAGATGCATTAGATCCTATTATTATTGAATGTGCGAAAAGAGCACATGCCGAGCTAAAAGAGGAATGGCTTATACCGATGCGTGTTATAGGTGAAACAATTGGTGCAATAGATGACTATTTAAGTGAAGAGTTTGTGGGAAGACGTCTGATAGCCCTTGCAAAGCAGGGACTTTTTGAAATTGATGGCGATACGACAGAAATGTATTCTTATCAAGTAAAATATGTAGGAAAATAA